The following are encoded in a window of Magnolia sinica isolate HGM2019 chromosome 11, MsV1, whole genome shotgun sequence genomic DNA:
- the LOC131218732 gene encoding uncharacterized protein LOC131218732 yields MVNHATRGRATGSRGRGRNRSENPHRNPNFRQNSVQNRQSPATHVLNSGRGRSFRDPATPYSAASRGYGGDGGSGSGGRERGGRGGAQYVARRPNSESAATTASADHVRKLSDV; encoded by the exons ATGGTGAATCACGCTACCAGAGGCAGGGCTACAGGATCTAGAGGGAGGGGGAGAAACCGATCAGAAAACCCACATCGAAATCCTAACTTCCGGCAGAATTCAGTTCAGAATCGCCAGTCTCCGGCGACCCATGTGCTGAATTCGGGCCGCGGTAGATCGTTCCGTGATCCCGCCACGCCCTACTCGGCGGCGTCTAGAGGGTATGGTGGCGATGGCGGGAGCGGGTCTGGTGGTCGGGAACGCGGTGGGAGAGGTGGGGCCCAGTATGTGGCCCGCCGACCGAATTCGGAAAGTGCTGCGACGACTGCCTCTGCCG ATCACGTGCGAAAGTTGTCAGATGTGTGA